From the genome of Niabella agricola, one region includes:
- a CDS encoding Crp/Fnr family transcriptional regulator, translating to MNATLTDIDDFVTFLRQFVTISLEEVKTILLPAIQVREFNKRDIVTRAGEVEAFMNFIKKGTLRKYYVQDKDEIIVQISIDGHLISSQESFYTRTPSEYFIDAVEPTTVLSMQYDALEKVFASSHNLERLGRLVTEHTMVLKDKWQFSLIRQTPRERFLSFVDKYPEILQRVPQKYLASYLNIKPETFSRFKHLTRQKH from the coding sequence ATGAACGCAACCCTAACCGATATTGATGACTTTGTAACATTCCTACGCCAGTTCGTAACCATTTCGCTGGAAGAAGTGAAAACGATCTTACTTCCGGCCATACAAGTGCGGGAGTTTAATAAGCGCGACATCGTTACGCGTGCAGGAGAGGTGGAAGCGTTTATGAACTTCATCAAAAAAGGTACACTGCGCAAATACTATGTGCAGGACAAGGATGAGATCATTGTACAAATATCCATTGATGGGCACCTGATCTCCAGCCAGGAGTCTTTTTATACGCGAACGCCCTCCGAATATTTTATAGACGCGGTGGAACCTACCACTGTTTTGAGCATGCAATATGATGCTTTGGAAAAAGTATTCGCATCCAGTCATAACCTGGAGCGCCTGGGCCGGCTGGTCACAGAGCATACCATGGTTTTAAAAGATAAATGGCAGTTCAGCCTCATTCGTCAAACACCCAGGGAGCGCTTTTTAAGCTTTGTAGATAAATACCCGGAGATACTGCAACGGGTTCCCCAGAAATACCTTGCCTCATACCTCAATATTAAGCCGGAAACCTTTAGCCGGTTTAAGCATCTTACCCGGCAAAAGCATTAA
- a CDS encoding isocitrate dehydrogenase (NADP(+)), with the protein MAQKIKVANPVVELDGDEMTRIIWKFIKDKLILPYIDVDIKYYDLGVEHRDATDDQVTIDAANAIKEYGVGIKCATITPDEARVKEFNLKQMWKSPNGTIRNILDGTVFREPIVISNIPRLVTNWTAPIIVGRHAFGDQYRATDTVIKGKGKLTMTFTPEDGGEPQVFEVYNFKGDGVAMTMYNTDESIKGFARSCFNMALSKKWPLYLSTKNTILKKYDGRFKDIFQEIYENEFKTAFDNAGITYEHRLIDDMVASALKWNGNFVWACKNYDGDVQSDTVAQGFGSLGLMTSVLVTPDGKTLEAEAAHGTVTRHYRDHQQGKPTSTNPIASIFAWTRGLAFRGKLDGNQELIDFANALEAVCIETVEQGKMTKDLAVCIHGSKVTHGEHYLYTEEFLEAIDENLKKKLN; encoded by the coding sequence ATGGCTCAGAAAATTAAAGTTGCCAACCCGGTTGTAGAACTGGACGGAGATGAGATGACAAGGATCATTTGGAAATTCATCAAGGATAAACTAATCCTTCCCTATATTGATGTAGATATTAAATACTATGACCTGGGTGTGGAGCACCGGGATGCTACGGATGACCAGGTTACGATCGACGCCGCCAATGCTATCAAAGAATACGGAGTGGGTATCAAATGTGCTACCATTACACCGGATGAAGCACGGGTAAAAGAGTTTAACCTGAAACAGATGTGGAAGAGCCCGAACGGCACGATCCGTAATATCCTGGATGGTACCGTGTTCCGCGAGCCCATTGTGATCAGCAATATCCCGCGCCTGGTTACAAACTGGACCGCTCCCATTATTGTAGGCCGACACGCTTTTGGTGATCAGTACCGTGCCACCGATACGGTGATTAAAGGCAAGGGTAAACTGACCATGACCTTTACTCCTGAAGATGGCGGTGAACCCCAGGTTTTTGAGGTATATAATTTCAAAGGTGATGGCGTGGCCATGACCATGTACAATACCGACGAGAGCATTAAGGGCTTTGCCAGAAGCTGTTTCAATATGGCCCTGAGTAAAAAATGGCCCTTGTATCTTTCTACCAAGAATACCATCCTGAAAAAATATGATGGCCGCTTTAAAGATATTTTCCAGGAGATTTATGAAAACGAATTCAAAACAGCATTTGATAATGCAGGCATTACTTACGAGCACCGCCTGATCGATGACATGGTGGCCAGTGCGTTGAAATGGAATGGCAACTTTGTTTGGGCCTGTAAAAACTATGACGGGGATGTACAGAGCGATACCGTTGCACAGGGTTTTGGGTCATTGGGCCTGATGACTTCTGTACTGGTGACTCCCGACGGTAAAACGCTGGAAGCGGAAGCAGCGCACGGTACGGTAACCCGTCACTACCGCGATCACCAGCAGGGTAAACCTACCAGCACCAACCCTATTGCCAGCATTTTTGCCTGGACCAGAGGACTGGCCTTCCGTGGTAAGCTGGACGGCAACCAGGAACTGATCGATTTTGCCAATGCACTGGAAGCGGTTTGTATTGAAACCGTAGAACAGGGCAAAATGACCAAAGACCTGGCTGTTTGTATCCATGGTTCCAAGGTAACACACGGTGAACACTACCTGTATACCGAAGAGTTCCTGGAAGCCATTGACGAAAATCTGAAGAAAAAACTGAACTAA
- a CDS encoding septal ring lytic transglycosylase RlpA family protein, which produces MKSVIIFVTVMAISLAGFSQNGDGTSAKASFYSKSFNGRKTATGETYWDHLLTAASNIYKLGTRLLVVNKSTGKKVEVVVNDRMAPHMKGRVDLSRSAFQKIASVHSGVVPVKVYVLDGKEPDNDDKTL; this is translated from the coding sequence ATGAAGAGCGTTATAATTTTTGTAACCGTAATGGCCATTTCCCTGGCCGGATTCTCCCAAAACGGAGATGGAACCTCTGCAAAAGCATCATTTTACAGTAAAAGTTTTAATGGGCGTAAAACCGCAACCGGAGAAACATACTGGGATCACCTTCTTACAGCCGCATCCAATATTTATAAACTGGGTACCCGTTTACTTGTAGTAAACAAGAGCACCGGTAAAAAAGTAGAAGTAGTGGTAAACGACCGAATGGCCCCTCACATGAAAGGCAGGGTAGATCTTAGCCGGTCTGCCTTCCAGAAAATAGCTTCCGTTCACTCGGGTGTAGTTCCTGTAAAAGTTTATGTACTAGACGGTAAGGAACCGGATAACGATGATAAAACACTATAA